The Pseudomonas sp. IAC-BECa141 genome contains the following window.
TCGACAAGGAAGGCGAGCCCGGCTTTCGTGATCGTGAGCAGGCGATGATCGCCGAGTTGTGCGCGTTCGACGGCGTGGTGCTGGCGACCGGCGGCGGCGCGGTGATGCGCGATGCCAACCGCAAGGCCCTGCACGAGGGCGGGCGGGTGGTCTACCTGCACGCATCTGTCGAACAGCAGGTCGGCCGCACCTCTCGCGATCGCAACCGGCCGTTGCTGCGCACCGCCAATCCGGAGAAAACCTTGCGCGATCTGCTGGCGATCCGGGATCCGCTCTATCGGGAAATCGCCGATCTGGTGGTGGAAACCGACGAGCGGCCACCGCGCATGGTCGTGCTCGATATTCTCGACCGCCTGGCGCAGCTTCCGCCCCGTTAAAGCATCGCTCGAAATGCGCTATCCTCGGCGTCCTGTCACAGCCCGCCGAGGTTGTGGCGGATGGCGTGCGAGCGGCGTCATACCCGCTACAGGCCGCAGACAACCAATAATTCAGGGCAGGACGCCTGCTTCCATCTTCACTGTGGGGACACATGCAGACACTCAAGGTCGACCTAGGCGAGCGCAGCTACCCGATTCATATTGGCGAAGGATTACTGGACCAGCCTGAATTGCTGGCCCCGCATATCCACGGGCGGCAAGTGGCAATCATCTCCAACGAGACCGTTGCGCCGCTCTATCTCGAGCGTCTGACCCGCAGCCTGGCGCAGTTCTCAGTGATTTCCGTGGTGCTGCCCGACGGCGAAGCCTTCAAGAACTGGGAAACCCTGCAACTGATCTTCGACGGCCTGCTGACCGCCCGTCATGACCGCCGCACCACGGTAATCGCCCTCGGCGGCGGCGTAATCGGCGACATGGCCGGTTTCGCAGCCGCCTGCTACCAGCGTGGCGTCGATTTCATCCAGATTCCTACCACGCTGCTGTCCCAGGTCGATTCGTCGGTGGGCGGCAAGACCGGGATCAACCATCCGCTGGGCAAGAACATGGTCGGCGCGTTCTATCAGCCGAACGTGGTGCTGATCGATACTGCGTCCCTGAAAACCCTGCCCGCGCGCGAGCTGTCGGCCGGCCTGGCGGAAGTCATCAAGTACGGTCTGATCTGCGACGAGCCATTCCTGACCTGGCTCGAAGACAACGTTGACGCCCTGCGCGCGCTGGATCAAACGGCCCTGACCTATGCTATCGAACGCTCCTGCGCCGCCAAGGCTGCGGTGGTCGGTGCCGACGAGAAGGAAACCGGCGTGCGGGCCACCCTCAATCTCGGCCACACCTTTGGCCACGCCATCGAAACCCACATGGGCTATGGTGTCTGGTTGCATGGCGAAGCGGTCGCCGCTGGCACCGTGATGGCACTGGAAATGTCCGCGCGCCTCGGCTGGATCAGCGAGCAGGAGCGTGATCGCGGCATCCGCCTGTTCCAGCGTGCCGGTCTGCCGGTGATCCCGCCGGAAGAGATGACCGAAGCCGATTTTCTTGAACACATGGCAATTGACAAAAAAGTGATCGACGGTCGCTTGCGCCTGGTGCTGCTGCGCCGGATGGGCGAAGCGGTGGTGACCGACGATTATCCGAAAGAGGTTCTACAGGCCACGCTGGGAGCGGATTACCGCGCTCTGGCTCAGCTTAAAGGTTAATAAGATTCCGATGACTAGTTTGCATGCCGACGAGGCGTTCCTCGGCCATTTCCAGTTAAGTCACGACCCTTTCGCGCCGCGGGTTCCGGGCTTCAAATTCTTTCCGGCCCAGCGCAAGCCGGTGCTGGGGCAGCTGCATCATCTGGCGCGTTACAGCCAGTTGCTGCTGGTGGTTACCGGCCCGCAGGGCAGCGGCAAGACCCTGCTGCGTCAGGCGCTGGTCGCCAGCACCAACAAGCAATCGGTGCAGAGCGTTGTCGTTTCCGCCCGTGGCGCAGGCGATGCAGCCGGCGTGCTGCGTCAGATCGCCCAAGCGCTGGACGTGGCGCAGGCCGAGGTCGGGGCGATTCTCGATCAGGTCGTACAGTTGGCGCTGACAGGGCAGGAAGTCTATCTGCTGGTTGACGATGCCGAGCAGCT
Protein-coding sequences here:
- the aroK gene encoding shikimate kinase AroK → MRNLILVGPMGAGKSTIGRLLAKELRLPFKDSDKEIELRTGANIPWIFDKEGEPGFRDREQAMIAELCAFDGVVLATGGGAVMRDANRKALHEGGRVVYLHASVEQQVGRTSRDRNRPLLRTANPEKTLRDLLAIRDPLYREIADLVVETDERPPRMVVLDILDRLAQLPPR
- the aroB gene encoding 3-dehydroquinate synthase, giving the protein MQTLKVDLGERSYPIHIGEGLLDQPELLAPHIHGRQVAIISNETVAPLYLERLTRSLAQFSVISVVLPDGEAFKNWETLQLIFDGLLTARHDRRTTVIALGGGVIGDMAGFAAACYQRGVDFIQIPTTLLSQVDSSVGGKTGINHPLGKNMVGAFYQPNVVLIDTASLKTLPARELSAGLAEVIKYGLICDEPFLTWLEDNVDALRALDQTALTYAIERSCAAKAAVVGADEKETGVRATLNLGHTFGHAIETHMGYGVWLHGEAVAAGTVMALEMSARLGWISEQERDRGIRLFQRAGLPVIPPEEMTEADFLEHMAIDKKVIDGRLRLVLLRRMGEAVVTDDYPKEVLQATLGADYRALAQLKG